A region from the Vulpes lagopus strain Blue_001 chromosome 5, ASM1834538v1, whole genome shotgun sequence genome encodes:
- the USP15 gene encoding ubiquitin carboxyl-terminal hydrolase 15 isoform X4, whose amino-acid sequence MRGEIAKSYAELIKQMWSGKFSYVTPRAFKTQVGRFAPQFSGYQQQDCQELLAFLLDGLHEDLNRIRKKPYIQLKDADGRPDKIVAEEAWENHLKRNDSIIVDIFHGLFKSTLVCPECAKISVTFDPFCYLTLPLPMKKERTLEVYLVRMDPLTKPMQYKVVVPKIGNILDLCTALSALSGVPADKMIVTDIYNHRFHRIFAMDENLSSIMERDDIYVFEININRTEDTEHVIIPVCLREKFRHSSYTHHTGSSLFGQPFLMAVPRNNTEDKLYNLLLLRMCRYVKISTEAEETEGSLHCCKDQNINGNGPNGIHEEGSPSEMETDEPDDESSQDQELPSENENSQSEDSVGGDNDSENGLCTEETCKGQLTGHKKRLFTFQFNNLGNTDINYIKDDTRHIRFDERQLRLDERSFLALDWDPDLKKRYFDENAAEDFEKHESVEYKPPKKPFVKLKDCIELFTTKEKLGAEDPWYCPNCKEHQQATKKLDLWSLPPVLVVHLKRFSYSRYMRDKLDTLVDFPINDLDMSEFLINPNAGPCRYNLIAVSNHYGGMGGGHYTAFAKNKDDGKWYYFDDSSVSTASEDQIVSKAAYVLFYQRQDTFSGTGFFPLDRETKGASAATGIPLESDEDSNDNDNDIENENCMHTN is encoded by the exons ATGAGAGGTGAAATAGCTAAATCTTATGCTGAATTGATCAAACAAATGTGGTCTGGAAAATTTAGCTATGTCACGCCAAGAGCCTTTAAG ACCCAAGTAGGACGTTTTGCACCTCAGTTTTCTGGATACCAGCAGCAAGACTGTCAAGAGCTTTTAGCTTTCCTATTAGATGGATTACATGAAGATTTGAATAGAATTAGGAAAAAACCGTATATACAATTAAAAGATGCAGATGGAAGGCCAGATAAG ATAGTTGCTGAAGAAGCCTGggaaaaccatttaaaaagaaatgattctaTCATAGTAGATATATTTCACGGCCTTTTCAAATCAACTTTAGTTTGTCCTGAATGTGCTAAGATTTCAGTAACATTTGATCCTTTTTGTTACTTAACACTTCCATTGCCCATGAAAAAAGAACGTACCTTGGAAGTATATTTAGTCAGAATGGATCCACTTACCAAACCTATGCAG tacaAAGTGGTTGTCCCCAAAATTGGAAACATACTTGATCTTTGTACAGCATTGTCTGCTTTGTCAGGAGTACCTGCAGATAAG aTGATAGTTACTGATATATACAATCATAGATTTCACAGAATATTCGCTATGGATGAAAACCTTAGTAGTATTATGGAACGGGACGATATTTATGT GTTTGAAATTAACATCAATAGGACAGAAGATACAGAACATGTGATTATTCCTGTTTGCCTAAGAGAAAAATTTAGACACTCAAGTTATACTCACCATACTGGTTCTTCACTTTTTGGCCAGCCTTTTCTTATGGCTGTACCACGAAATAATACTGAAGATAAGCTCTATAATCTCCTGCTTTTGAGAATGTG cCGATATGTCAAAATTTCTACTGAAGCTGAAGAAACTGAAGGATCCCTACACTGCTGTAAGGACCAAAATATTAATGGGAATGGCCCAAATGGCATACATGAAGAAGGCTCACCAA GTGAAATGGAAACAGATGAGCCAGATGATGAATCCAGCCAGGATCAAGAACTTCCCTCCGAAAATGAAAACAGTCAGTCTGAGGATTCAGTTGGAGGAGATAATGATTCTGAAAATGGATTATGTACTGAGGAAACTTGCAAAGGTCAACTCACGGGACACAAAAAAAGATTGTTTACATTCCAGTTCAACAATTTAGGCAATACTGATATCAACTACATCAAAGATGATACCAGGCATATAAGATTTGATGAGAGGCAGCTTAGGCTAGATG AAAGATCATTTCTTGCTTTGGATTGGGATCctgatttgaaaaaaagatattttgatgaAAATGCCGCAGAG GATTTTGAAAAACATGAAAGTGTGGAATATAAACCTCCTAAAAAACCCTTTGTGAAATTAAAAGATTGCATTGAACTTtttacaacaaaagaaaagcTAGGTGCTGAAGATCCCTG gtattgTCCAAATTGTAAAGAACATCAGCAAGCCACAAAGAAATTGGATTTATGGTCCCTGCCTCCAGTACTTGTGGTACATCTCAAGCGATTTTCTTACAGTCGATACATGAGAGACAAATTGGATACCTTAGTTGATTTTCCCATCAA TGACCTGGATATGTCGGAATTCTTAATTAATCCAAATGCAGGTCCTTGCCGCTATAATTTGATTGCTGTTTCCAACCACTATGGAGGAATGGGAGGAGGACACT ataCTGCTTTCGCAAAAAACAAAGATGATGGAAAATGGTACTACTTTGATGACAGTAGTGTCTCAACTGCATCTGAAGACCAGATTGTG TCCAAAGCAGCATATGTACTTTTCTACCAGAGACAAGACACTTTCAGTGGAACTGGCTTTTTTCCTCTTGACCGAGAAACTAAAGGTGCTTCAGCTGCCACAGGCATCCCATTAGAAAGTGATGAAGATAGCAATGATAATGACAATGATATAGAAAACGAAAACTGTATGCACACTAACTAA